Genomic DNA from bacterium:
GCACCGCGACGCGCTCGAGATCACGGACGAGGCGCTGTTCGCGTTCGGCGGCGGCGTGCGCGTGAAGGTTCTTTCGAATCTGCCCTACTACGCATCGTCGCCGTTTCTGCTGCGCCTTGCGGATTGGCGACGCCGGCTTTCGATCGCGGTGGTCATGTTGCAGCGCGAACTCGCCGACCGCGTCGCCGCGCCGCCCGGCGGGCGCGACTATGGCATCCTCTCGGTGCGTCTTCAGGCGGTCGCCGAGGTCGAGCCGCTTTTTGGTCTTCCGTCGTCGGCGTTTTATCCGCCGCCGAGGATCGCGTCGAAGGTTTTGTCGCTTGATTTTCGCAAGGCGCTCATCAAGGAGGACGCCAACGAGGCGCGTTTCGCGCGCGTGGTTCGCGCGGCTTTCGGCAAGCGGCGAAAGACACTATCCAACGCGCTGAAGCTCGCGTTCGGCGAGGCGGCGGCGAAAACGGCGCTCGCGGCGACGGGCA
This window encodes:
- the rsmA gene encoding 16S rRNA (adenine(1518)-N(6)/adenine(1519)-N(6))-dimethyltransferase RsmA — protein: MTGETRPDAARTRPWEILREKGVRLKDSLGQNLLIDPNLARKIVDAADLVDGDHVLEIGPGLGALTALAANTGANVWAVDIDARLVEILHERFAGEPRVRIEHRDALEITDEALFAFGGGVRVKVLSNLPYYASSPFLLRLADWRRRLSIAVVMLQRELADRVAAPPGGRDYGILSVRLQAVAEVEPLFGLPSSAFYPPPRIASKVLSLDFRKALIKEDANEARFARVVRAAFGKRRKTLSNALKLAFGEAAAKTALAATGIDGQRRAETLSVEEFINLSEGFGESR